A region of the Salmo trutta chromosome 40, fSalTru1.1, whole genome shotgun sequence genome:
ccccaagccataagactcctgaacagctaatcaaatggcaacccagactatttgcattgaccccccaccctcttttacgctgctgctactctgctattatctatgcatagtcactttaataactacccacatgtacatattacctcaattacctcgacaccagtaccccctgtatatagccccgctattgttatttactgctgctctttaattatttgttattcttatgtcttacttttttttgggggggggggggggggttgttaagggcttgtaagtatgcatttcactgtaaggtctacacctgttgtattcagcgcatgtgacaaataatatttgatttgacatggtgttgcgcaatgtcaactgtgggtttattgggggggtggggggggggggtgacacgAGGACAGGACACATCTCTTCTACATGTGGTAAAATAACCGCTCTGCTCTACCTATTAATATGCTCTGTGGTTATTATTTCTGGGACTCTGTGGTTAACCCACTGCAGATGACAGCCTGTACTAGACCAAGACAACTCAATCGCTGATGTTAAATCCAGGTGTAGTAAATCGCTGTtgaaaagagcgtctgctacaTGGCTATAATGTCAAGCAAACCCTCACCACTCCATGGACTCGTCCAGGCCCGTGCCCTTGGTGGCGGAGGTCTTGAATATCTGCCACTTCCGGTCTTTGAGGGCGGGGAGGCCCAGGGAGTTGGCCACCTCAGCCGGGGTCATGGCCTGTTCCATGTCCTGCTTGTTTGCAAACACCACCAGGATGGCTTTCTTCAACTCCTCTTCCTgaagagacaaacacacagagagagagagagagtcatatggAGAAAATACATTGAGCATTACCATTTGCCCAAAGTTGCTCTCCAGAGCACCTCAACCAATGGTCAGTATACCTGCCTCATACACAAAACGACACCTGCACTCTTATCAACGCAATGAATGCAGGCCTATCCACATGACCTACCTCCAGCATGGCGACAAGCTCAGACTTAGAGATGCCCATCCTGTCTCTGTCACTGCTGTCCACCACGTAGATGACAGCATCTGTGTTGGAGTAATAACACCGCCAGTACGGCCTGGGAGAGAGATACAAGGGTTTGAAGGAGAGAGATGAAGATTCgggggagggagaagggcagAGGCAAGTAGGCCAAACACTCTAAATTGTAAAGAGGTATGGCCCAATAATGTATGGAAAGTTGTGCCGTCTTGAGGAAGCTTCTGTCTACCTTTCACATTCAACAATGTCTATGTGTGTATACATAAACAGGAAACGCTTGTTGTGGTATTCATATAAATTACCTGATACTCGTCTGTCCACCAAGATCCCACACCTGGAACTTCAGGTTCTTGTACGTCACCGTCTCCACGTTGAAGCCGATCGCTGTGCAACACAACGGCAGAGATTAAAAACCTTGAGCACACATGGCAAAGAAAGGAATGCACTTTAACCATCCCTCTATTTATGACATGTGGGAAGACTAATTCAACTCATTTTGGAGCACACTAACCGATTTGCCATGTTTGCGCCTGGAACTAGGCAACAGATCTTGTGTGAACAGTCTTTCGAAGTAGGAAGAAATTagaaggaaaaataaaaaaaagttacgTACTTGGAATGGTGGTGACCACCTCTCCGACCTGCAGGCGGTACAGGATGGTCGTTTTACCGGCTCCGTCCAACCCCAGGATCAGGATCCTCATCTCTCTGGTGCCAAACAGGCCAGAGAAGAGACTGGAAAACCACCCACCTACAGCACATGGACATGAGATGAGTTAGACAATTAGTGCTAGTACAGCCCATTGAGACTAAGTACCTTTGTTAAGAGCCCTGAGGCTTGCTCTAAATGTTGACCGACAAGCGTCGCATGCGGGACGGTTTTGGAAAGTCACGCATCTTTCATATCGGCGAGGAATCATTTTCAAAACACAAAAAaggttaaattactacacacctttatggccgtgtgggaacactaaACCTTTACCGCCACATTATAGCGCTTGTTTACGGACGACAGAGACGACCTGTGTAGTTCTCTAGCGCCACACGAACACCTGATTGTAAGTGTAGTACGTCAACTCGAGGCGCACACAGTGAGTGTACCTTTATTTGAAAGGTTAGCTCCCGCTGATATGAAAGGGCCATATGTTTAGAAAACCGTTTAGGAAGCGATAATTGATGTTTCTAACACTGTCAGAATTGTAGATCACACGGCTAAGCCGTGGGTGAAGCGAACCGCTAAAGACCCTATGGAGAGAAGGGCTTTCCAGAGTGCTGTCAATGGGACTGTGCCGAACAGTTGCGCTAACGACGTCTTTGATGCTCCCCCAGTTTCCAGAAGGGATGCAGGTGGCAggacatatagtaccagtcaaaagttaggacacacctactcattgtaGTGTAGATGTTGGTGCAATGTTGGATTTCCCCCTTCTCCTTTTTCTGGGACCAAAATGTGCAATCCGCACTCCGACAGGCAGCAATACCCAGCACAGTGTCTAGTCTGCCGGAAATTCACTCAGAACAATATGGTTTTCCAGAGCTAATTTAGTGCTAATGTTAGTAATGCTACTGTAGCGATTGAGGGGGAACAGTTGAACCAGGGCCT
Encoded here:
- the LOC115180593 gene encoding ADP-ribosylation factor-like protein 1; translation: MGGWFSSLFSGLFGTREMRILILGLDGAGKTTILYRLQVGEVVTTIPTIGFNVETVTYKNLKFQVWDLGGQTSIRPYWRCYYSNTDAVIYVVDSSDRDRMGISKSELVAMLEEEELKKAILVVFANKQDMEQAMTPAEVANSLGLPALKDRKWQIFKTSATKGTGLDESMEWLVEALKSRQ